A stretch of the Lolium perenne isolate Kyuss_39 chromosome 3, Kyuss_2.0, whole genome shotgun sequence genome encodes the following:
- the LOC127340756 gene encoding uncharacterized protein yields the protein MASYRLLVILVFSAVLIAFAAGDNYQADCPYPCLLPPPTPPAAADCPPPPSTPSVYGYPPPPSSTGYSPPSPSWSYPPPAGGYIPFYQPPSGGGGGGSYGPVPPPPNPILPWYPWYYRSPPSSSAITLRASSSTVLLLAAAAGLALLM from the coding sequence ATGGCCTCCTACAGGCTCCTGGTCATCCTGGTCTTCTCAGCCGTCCTCATCGCCTTCGCCGCCGGCGACAACTACCAGGCCGACTGCCCCTACCCGTGCCTGCTCCCGCCGCCCACGCCACCCGCGGCGGCCGACTGCCCCCCACCGCCCTCCACGCCGTCCGTCTACGGGTACCCTCCCCCGCCGTCGTCCACCGGGTACTCCCCGCCGTCGCCGTCCTGGAGCTACCCGCCGCCCGCTGGGGGCTACATTCCCTTCTACCAGCCTCCCTccggcggtggcggaggcggaaGCTACGGGCCGGTGCCGCCGCCGCCCAACCCCATCCTGCCGTGGTACCCCTGGTACTACAGGTCCCCGCCCTCCTCGTCGGCGATCACACTGCGCGCCTCGTCGTCGACAGTCCTCCTGCTGGCCGCCGCTGCTGGTTTGGCTCTACTGATGTGA